The Acidimicrobiales bacterium genome has a window encoding:
- a CDS encoding response regulator transcription factor, which yields MSTRILTVEDDQRIRTAVRLALEEEGWDVEETASGEEALEAFTRTPADVVLIDIMLPGMDGFEVCRSIRRLGDVPIVMVTARSDSHDVVAGLEAGADDYLRKPFDPKELSARIRALLRRIRPDADRPTQIQVDQLEVLPEAGVVRYRGEEVHLTRTEFRLLLELATNPDRVLSREDLLERVWGYDYFGDGRLVDVHVRRLRMKIEPDPANPRYVVTVRGMGYKLQT from the coding sequence ATGAGCACCCGCATCCTGACCGTCGAGGACGACCAGCGGATCCGCACCGCGGTCCGCCTGGCCCTCGAGGAGGAGGGGTGGGACGTCGAAGAGACGGCCAGTGGAGAGGAGGCCCTTGAGGCCTTCACGCGTACGCCGGCCGACGTCGTGCTGATCGACATCATGCTGCCCGGAATGGACGGCTTCGAGGTCTGCCGGAGCATCCGCCGCCTGGGTGACGTCCCCATCGTCATGGTGACGGCCCGCTCCGACAGCCACGACGTGGTGGCCGGTCTGGAGGCCGGCGCCGACGACTACCTCCGCAAGCCCTTCGATCCCAAGGAGCTCTCAGCCCGAATCCGGGCACTGCTCCGCCGGATCCGACCTGACGCCGACAGGCCGACCCAGATCCAGGTCGACCAGCTGGAGGTACTCCCCGAGGCAGGTGTCGTCCGCTACCGCGGCGAGGAGGTCCACCTCACACGGACCGAGTTCAGGTTGCTCCTCGAATTGGCCACAAACCCCGACCGCGTCCTCAGCCGCGAGGACCTGCTCGAACGGGTCTGGGGCTACGACTACTTCGGGGACGGTCGCCTCGTAGACGTCCACGTCCGGCGCCTGCGCATGAAGATCGAGCCCGACCCTGCCAACCCCCGCTACGTGGTCACCGTTCGTGGCATGGGCTACAAGCTCCAGACCTGA
- a CDS encoding inositol monophosphatase: MADPAALRDLALDIARAVAPELRRLAGAVDVSGTKTTVTDLVTEVDRWSEEQIVERILDARPNDSVLGEEGTGVDGTSGVRWVVDPIDGTTDFVYGHPGFSVSIGVEVDGRPAAGVVVDPLLQDEFCAAVGHGTTRNGRPVRVNQVDDLSSALVATGFGYDPGRRRRQAEALVAVIGNVRDIRRCGGAATDLASVSCGRVDAYFERGLNPWDCAAGILLVTEAGGRVTDLEGQPTTGEMVVAAPVGLHGPLLDLLRSAGAEVA; encoded by the coding sequence ATGGCCGACCCCGCCGCCCTCCGCGACCTGGCCCTAGACATAGCCCGGGCCGTCGCCCCGGAACTCCGTCGCCTGGCCGGGGCCGTCGACGTCTCGGGGACCAAGACCACGGTGACCGACCTCGTCACCGAGGTCGACCGGTGGTCCGAGGAGCAGATCGTGGAACGCATCCTGGATGCCCGCCCGAACGACTCAGTACTCGGCGAGGAGGGCACCGGGGTCGACGGAACCTCCGGCGTCCGATGGGTGGTCGACCCGATAGACGGCACCACCGATTTCGTATACGGCCACCCGGGGTTCTCAGTGTCCATCGGCGTCGAGGTGGATGGCCGACCGGCCGCCGGGGTCGTCGTCGACCCCCTCCTGCAGGATGAGTTCTGTGCCGCGGTGGGCCATGGAACGACCCGCAACGGTCGGCCGGTGCGGGTGAACCAGGTCGACGACCTCTCCTCGGCCCTGGTGGCAACGGGCTTCGGATACGACCCCGGGCGACGCCGCCGACAGGCCGAGGCCCTGGTGGCCGTCATCGGCAACGTCCGCGACATCCGACGCTGCGGCGGGGCGGCCACGGACCTGGCCTCGGTGTCCTGCGGCCGGGTGGATGCCTACTTCGAGCGCGGGCTGAACCCCTGGGACTGTGCGGCCGGCATCCTGCTGGTAACCGAAGCCGGTGGACGTGTGACCGACCTGGAGGGCCAGCCGACCACCGGGGAGATGGTCGTGGCCGCCCCGGTAGGCCTGCACGGACCACTCCTCGACCTCCTCCGCTCCGCGGGTGCCGAGGTGGCCTGA
- a CDS encoding NUDIX hydrolase, translating into MGDGAARRWDGGPESYHVVGGLLTEQCSTLLVANRRRDGRLEWTPPGGVVDYGEASLDALSREVVEETGLTVDGWSEALYRVTVDFPDRYMLLGVEVHLARSWHGDLALDDPDDIVEDARFADPDEARRLLATAPRWVREPVTAWMSGFLPKDPGDGVPHFGYVARGSNPSDLVVERLDAGVD; encoded by the coding sequence GTGGGTGACGGTGCGGCTCGACGGTGGGACGGAGGCCCAGAGAGCTACCACGTGGTGGGCGGCCTCCTGACGGAGCAGTGCTCGACCCTGCTGGTGGCCAACCGTCGTCGCGACGGTCGTCTGGAGTGGACCCCTCCGGGCGGGGTGGTGGACTACGGCGAGGCGTCGTTGGATGCGCTGTCGCGCGAGGTGGTGGAGGAGACCGGATTGACCGTGGACGGGTGGTCCGAAGCGCTCTACCGGGTGACGGTGGACTTCCCGGACCGTTACATGCTGCTGGGCGTGGAGGTCCACCTGGCCCGTTCATGGCACGGCGACCTGGCCCTGGACGATCCGGACGACATCGTGGAGGACGCCCGCTTCGCGGACCCCGACGAGGCACGCCGGCTCCTGGCGACCGCACCACGGTGGGTCCGCGAGCCAGTCACGGCGTGGATGTCAGGTTTCCTGCCGAAGGATCCGGGCGACGGGGTACCACACTTCGGGTACGTGGCCCGCGGCTCCAATCCATCGGATCTGGTGGTCGAACGCCTCGACGCCGGTGTCGATTGA